The nucleotide window GAATTCCACCGAGCCTCTAACCCAAAAGCCAATTATGGAGGCGTCTATATACATACAGAGAGGGACGGAGGCTTTAGCCATTTTTGGAATCCCCCCAAACCCTTACCTACACCTCCCCTGTGCCCAAATTCACCCGTCCAAATCTAGAAGACCAGGCTCACAACGCTCCTCCCCTAACGGATTATTTAAAAAACCACGAGGTGAAAAATGCAATACAACTGCAATTGCGCCAAAGCACTATCCCGGCTCTATTTTTTGCTACGAGTGCACACCTCTGGTTATAATTTCTGCCATCAAGGACTTCCCTAGCCCATTTCAACTTTTTATCTTCCCATTTATATGAAAAAGCACTCCGCCAGCAAGTAATGGATCAGAGTTGGTGAAGTAGCTTATCGGGCCTAACCAAAAGCACCGTCATCATCGGGCGTCTTAACTATCTCATCAATGGCAATAAAAACTTCTTACCAGTACCATCAATCCAGTGACCAGGCGTCGTGCTGTAGCTGAGATGGAACGACCAGCTCGCCGCCAGCACCTAGATAAGCAGGagtagatagatagatagatgcCCCGGTCGACCCGAAAGGATAACCATCGGCGCCGCCCGCGAGTAGTAGCCGTGGCGTGCCATCCGTTCGTGGTTACCACCAGAAATGCATTGTTAAGCCGGGTTAACCACGCGAATTTGTTCACTCAGACGGCTGATCCGTTCGGGTTAGCCGTGGTTTCGCTCCGTGATGCCGTCACTGTGATGGCAGATTCTACCGAGGCAGgcgcaaaaaaaaaaaagagaatcGAATCCCCTCGCGAGTACCACTACCACCGGATAAAAAGATGCCCTATCCCCGGGGCCCGCCTGCCATTGggaccaggatggccgcagaacACTTGCGTACAACGGGACAGAGGGACTCTTGCGCGCAGCCCCCTGGAGTTCTTCTCAATCACGGATGGGTCCCATTTCCCTCTCCTCGCCACGGGCCGCGGCCGCTATATAAAGCGGCAGGCATCCGGAGCACGGAGACACACGCAGAGAGAGCGAGAGACCCGCCGCCCCAcccccctcacccgccgccgccccgtgcgTCCCGTCCGTTCGGTCCGTTAGGGTTTCGGCCGTCCGCCATGGCGATCCTCGGGGAGCTCGGGACCGAGATCCTCATCCCCGTCTGCGGGGTCGTCGGCATCGTCTTCGCCGTCGCGCAGTGGTTCATCGTCTCCAAGGTCAAGGTCACCCCCGGCGCCGCctccgccggcggcggcggcaagaaCGGCTACGGCGACTACCTcatcgaggaggaggagggcctCAACGACCACAACGTCGTCGTCAAGTGCGCCGAGATCCAGACCGCCATCTCTGAAGGTGAGAAGCatcctccgcctcctccaccgcccgggtggtccccccctccccccctctcACTCTCTCCCCAGATCCGGGGCGGCCGTTGCTCGGCGGGAGCAGATCCGCCCGTTTCGCGGCCGTTTCTCCGGCGGAAGCGGCCGCGCTTCGAGCGCGGACAATGTTTGAAACTGCTGGATATTCTTTACTGTACAAAGTAGAATCTCGCCTAGGCAGCCTTAATTTTTCAGGGCCAAATGGCTCGGTTTGTGGCCGTCCGTTGGCTCATTTCGTCGATTCCGGCGCTGATCTGAGCGGGGAACTTTCGAATTTCAGCTCCCCGAGTGTTTTTTCCTCTTTATGGAAGGATAAAACCATGAGAAAGCTGAGCTGTAGCCATGCTAAAAGCTCTTCCTTGCTTCCTTTTATGCAAAAGGAAACCGAATCCGGGCGCCGGAGCTTTTGATTCGCCCGTGGGCGCTGCAGAACAGTGTCGTTTTCCCTAAGATATATTTGTCGCTCCTGGCTTAGTTCCAAATCTGCAGGATTTGAAAGTTGGCCCCTTTGACACTTTTGTTTGCTACGCTAGTAGATTTTTGTTTATGTGGGGCTAGGAAAGCCTAGCAAAATCACCATCTTCCATTTTTTAAATCTGAATGAAATGAAAATTGACATCAGATGCCTGTGTTTGGTGCCAGATCAAGGCTTCAATAAACAGTTCTTTTAATGCCTTGAGCGGTGCCCGTGTTCTGCGTCGGTGCTGTAGTAAAGATGCAGCTTTCAGTGAGCAACTGCACATCTCTACCGTCGCTGTCTTATTTTAATTAGAAGAGTATCATACTCGCTTGGTGGTGGAAGGCGCGTGATGGATCTGCCAGACGCAGCAAGCTGGACACGTTGCGAGCTGCCTTGACTTAGCTCACTCCACTGCCCTGGGTAGGCAGATCCAGACCTGAAACGTCAGGCTCATGGATAAGGATCCCGCCCATCTGTCACTGACGTGTCGTCAGTTTGCCGCTAGCCTTGTGAGATTGCCATCTCCATCTGCCTAACCCTCATCGGATGCGTGTCCTGTTTCTTGGGGTTTGGTGATTGGTGTCACCGATTTGTTTCTTCTTTGATTGGGACGTGTACAGTGGAAGATCTGCTCTTGGAATTGTCCGCTGGGATAGGATTGGGTGCGTGGCCTGCTGCTCTTCCCCAGATGTAAGACGGCAGTGGGTGCTAGATATTTGTTTCTCCGTGTGTCAGTCTCTAGGTAGATCCTATTTCGTTACTTACTAATTTCAGGAAGGTACAATTGAACCGAGGTTATCTAATAATGTAATAATATGTGCACTGCTAGCTGTAATGAAAAGCtggctttatttaatataactaTTTAGTTTGGTCATATGAGTTATGTGTAACAGTTTAACTTTTATTGTGAACAGGAGCAACCTCATTTCTTTTCACCATGTACCAGTATGTTGGTATGTTCATGGTCGTCTTTGCTGCGGTTATCTTCGTCTTCCTTGGGTCGATTGAGGGATTCAGCACAAAGGGCCAGCCCTGCACCTACAGCACGGGCACCTGCAAGCCAGCTCTCTACACCGCTCTCTTCAGCACTGCGTCTTTCTTGCTTGGAGCCATCACATCTCTGGTGTCTGGTTTCCTTGGGATGAAGATCGCCACATACGCCAATGCCAGGACGACCCTGGAAGCAAGGAAGGGTGTTGGGAAGGCATTTATCACCGCTTTCCGCTCTGGTGCAGTCATGGGCTTCTTGTTGTCATCAAGTGGGCTTGTGGTTCTTTACATCACCATCAACGTGTTCAAGATGTACTACGGTGATGACTGGGAAGGTCTTTTTGAGTCCATCACTGGTTATGGTCTCGGTGGGTCTTCCATGGCTCTATTCGGAAGAGTTGGTGGAGGTATCTACACCAAGGCTGCTGACGTGGGTGCTGACCTTGTTGGCAAAGTTGAGAGGAACATTCCTGAAGATGACCCAAGGAACCCAGCTGTGAGTTCACTTCTCACTTCTCAGCTTTTGGCTAATCGTTTTAGGCAAATTACAATTTATACTGTGACTGTTATGCTTCATGGCATATCCTTTGCTGAACTTTAAACTCTTGTTTGCAGGTGATTGCTGACAACGTCGGTGACAATGTTGGTGATATTGCTGGGATGGGATCAGATCTCTTTGGTTCATACGCAGAATCGTCCTGCGCTGCTCTTGTTGTTGCTTCTATCTCATCTTTTGGAATCAACCATGATTTCACTGCGATGTGCTACCCACTGCTCGTGAGCTCTGTTGGCATCATTGTTTGCTTGCTCACCACCCTGTTTGCGACTGATTTCTTTGAGATCAAGGCTGCAAGCGAAATTGAACCTGCTCTGAAGAAGCAGCTCATCATCTCCACTGCTTTAATGACTATTGGTGTTGCGGTGATCAGCTGGTTGGCTCTCCCAGCTAAGTTCACCATCTTCAACTTCGGTGCTCAGAAGGACGTGTCCAACTGGTAATTTATTTGTCAATATTTGTTACTCAATTTGCAATGTTGTACTCGCTTCTGATTATGCTCTCTTGGTTTCACAGGGGCCTGTTCTTCTGTGTGGCAGTTGGTCTGTGGGCTGGTCTGATTATTGGGTTTGTGACCGAATACTACACTAGCAATGCCTACAGGTAAGGAACCCATTAGTTTCTAGTTATATTATTGTTCATATTTTGTGTTATGGTGTCTTATCCCCCAATTAGTTTCTAGTTATATTATTGTTCATATTTTGTGTTACGGTGTCTTATCCCCCAATTATTTCCTTGTGGCAGCCCTGTGCAAGATGTTGCCGATTCCTGCAGAACTGGTGCTGCCACCAACGTCATCTTCGGTCTTGCCCTTGGTTACAAGTCAGTCATCATCCCAATTTTCGCTATTGCTGTCAGCATCTACGTCAGCTTCTCTATTGCTGCAATGTACGGCATTGCAATGGCTGCTCTTGGCATGCTTAGCACAATGGCAACTGGTCTTGCTATCGATGCTTATGGTCCCATTAGTGACAATGCTGGTGGAATTGCTGAGATGGCTGGCATGAGCCACAGAATCCGTGAGAGGACTGATGCTCTTGATGCTGCTGGCAACACAACCGCTGCTATTGGAAAGGTAAATTTTCCTGCTCTACATTTGTTGGGTAACTCCTTTTTGACTTGACTACTGTTGTTTTTTGCCACATTGAGAAGTTAAAAGTATTTGATAAGATGGGCTATTTGATTATTGCGGAATTAGGCAGTGGGTGATGGGTTTGTAGTGAAAGCCACTTTATTGGTTATGTAACTCACTCTTTGCATATAATGTTGCAGGGTTTCGCCATTGGATCAGCTGCTCTTGTGTCCCTGGCACTTTTCGGTGCCTTTGTCAGCAGAGCTGGTGTGAAGGTCGTTGATGTCCTATCTCCCAAGGTGTTCATTGGCCTGATTGTCGGAGCCATGCTTCCGTACTGGTTCTCTGCCATGACCATGAAGAGTGTTGGAAGTGCTGCTCTCAAGATGGTTGAGGAGGTCCGCAGGCAGTTCAATACCATCCCTGGACTGATGGAGGGAACTGCCAAGCCCGACTATGCCACCTGTGTCAAGATCTCCACTGATGCTTCCATCAGGGAGATGATTCCTCCGGGTGCTTTGGTCATGCTCACCCCCCTCATTGTCGGAACCCTCTTCGGCGTGGAAACCCTGTCTGGTGTTCTTGCTGGTGCCCTTGTTTCTGGAGTACAGGTATCCTAGTGCTCTCCCCTTGCTTCCTGGGGAGTACCTCTGAATCCGTTTATTCTAGGCATTTACCTAGTTCCTTACTTACAGATCGCCATCTCTGCTTCCAACAC belongs to Triticum urartu cultivar G1812 chromosome 7, Tu2.1, whole genome shotgun sequence and includes:
- the LOC125520334 gene encoding pyrophosphate-energized vacuolar membrane proton pump; protein product: MAILGELGTEILIPVCGVVGIVFAVAQWFIVSKVKVTPGAASAGGGGKNGYGDYLIEEEEGLNDHNVVVKCAEIQTAISEGATSFLFTMYQYVGMFMVVFAAVIFVFLGSIEGFSTKGQPCTYSTGTCKPALYTALFSTASFLLGAITSLVSGFLGMKIATYANARTTLEARKGVGKAFITAFRSGAVMGFLLSSSGLVVLYITINVFKMYYGDDWEGLFESITGYGLGGSSMALFGRVGGGIYTKAADVGADLVGKVERNIPEDDPRNPAVIADNVGDNVGDIAGMGSDLFGSYAESSCAALVVASISSFGINHDFTAMCYPLLVSSVGIIVCLLTTLFATDFFEIKAASEIEPALKKQLIISTALMTIGVAVISWLALPAKFTIFNFGAQKDVSNWGLFFCVAVGLWAGLIIGFVTEYYTSNAYSPVQDVADSCRTGAATNVIFGLALGYKSVIIPIFAIAVSIYVSFSIAAMYGIAMAALGMLSTMATGLAIDAYGPISDNAGGIAEMAGMSHRIRERTDALDAAGNTTAAIGKGFAIGSAALVSLALFGAFVSRAGVKVVDVLSPKVFIGLIVGAMLPYWFSAMTMKSVGSAALKMVEEVRRQFNTIPGLMEGTAKPDYATCVKISTDASIREMIPPGALVMLTPLIVGTLFGVETLSGVLAGALVSGVQIAISASNTGGAWDNAKKYIEAGNSEHARSLGPKGSDCHKAAVIGDTIGDPLKDTSGPSLNILIKLMAVESLVFAPFFATYGGVLFKYI